The Imtechella halotolerans DNA window CTTTTCCCTTGTGAATCCGTTTGATTCACTTTTTCTTGAGCTTGGACACCGATTCCAGCTAGGATAAAAAGGCCAAAAACACCCACTAAAATCCTCTTATAATTAGCACCTATCATCTTTATTTCAATATTAAATTTATAGTTTATTTGTAACGTAATCTATGGCTGAAAGTTGCATAAAGCACAAAAAAATCCGGCAATGCCGGATTTTCAATTTTATCGTTTTCCTTTTGATTTTTGCTGCGCCTCTGCCTGCTCCATCATTTCTTTCATTTTACGTTGAAAGCGACTTTCTTTTTTAGGCTTCTTTTTATTCTCTTGAATTTGTGCATGTATTTTATTTTCATCTATTATAAAATATTTAATAGCCAACATGATAAAAATGGTAATCAAATTGGAAATAAAATAATACAAACTCAAACCACTTGCATAATTATTAAAAAAGAATAACATCATTAATGGAGATAAATACATGATGAATTTCATATTTGGCATACCAGGTTGTTGTTGCATATTTTGACCAGTTGTCATCATCATGTAGATAAAGATAGCAATAGAAGCCAAAATAGGGAACAAACTTACATGACTACCATAAAAAGGAATTTCAAATGGTAATTGAGCTATTGAGTCATACGATGAGAGATCATCAGCCCATAAAAAACTCTTCTGTCTTAATTCAAAAGCAGTTGGAAAGAAAGTAAACAGAGCATAAAAAATCGGCAATTGCAATAAGGCTGGCACACACCCACTCATTGGACTAACTCCTGCTTTACCGTATAAAGCCATAGTTTCCTGCTGACGTTTCATAGCATTATCCTTATGCTTTTCATTAATTTCCGTAATTTCAGGACGCAAAACTTTCATTTTTGCCTGAGACAGATATGATTTATACGTTACAGGTGACATTAATAAGCGTACAATAATTGTCATTAACACAATAGCAATACCCTCTGCAAAATACTTAGTTAAGAAATTAAACATTGGAATAAAAATCCAAATATTCAACCATCCAAATATTCCCCAACCCAGAGGAATTGAATCTGTAAGTTGATATTCATCGTATTTTTTAAGAATTGTATAGTCGGTTGGACCAAAATACCAATGCATCGTAGTATTCAATTCTCCTCCTTGATAGGCCAATGGTATGGATGCACCAAAGGTTTTGGTTTGCTTTACATTTTCACCTTCATTTTCTACAAGATTTTCAGATGACAATTTAGCAGTCTTAAAAGGTGTATCACTTACCAATATTGAACTGAAAAAATGCTGTCGATATGACAACCAATTTACTTCAATTTCTTCTTCCTCATCATTACCAGTTGGACTCAATTTTGACACCTTATCACCTTCGTGTTTGTAGGTTAAACGAGTATACCTATTCTCATAGGTAACACTTTTTGCAAATCGGTTTCCTGTAAATTTCCAATCCATAAGGACTGGTTGAGCACTATTAAGTACTTGACCTAATCCTTGTGAGCGAACTGTAAAATCAACCATATATTCGCCTTGCTTCATCTCATAACGGTATTCCAGATATTGATTTTCTGAAACTTTCAACTTCATAGAAACAATTTGATTGTTTCCGTTGTTGCTCACCGTTGGTTCGAAAAATAAATCTTTCGTCTGCAAGGTCCGATTATCTGAAGTAGCTAATTGGAGATTAAAAAGACTATTTCCATCATTAATTAAATTCAAAGGAATAGAGTCATACGCTTTATAATTCTTCAATTGAACTTGAACTAGTTGCCCTCCTTTATTACTGATTTTGTAACGTACAAGGTCGTTTTCAATTTCGACAAACTCATCCTTAGCAGAAGGTAAAGTAGCCGCGTATCCAAATGCTCCCAATTGATCCTTATACTTCGCAAATGTCACAGAATCAACAGGTCTAACAGCTGACTCCTTTGGATTAACAACAGCTTTACTTTCATTAATTTGTGCCTTGTCTATCTGCTCTTGTTTAGCCTTATCAGCAGCTAGTTCTTCAGCACTAGGCTGATTCTGGTAAAGCATCCATATTAGGATACCAAAAATAAGTGTAAATCCAATAATCGTGTTTATGTCCAGTTTCTTCTCTTCCATTGTGAGATATTAAGAAGGCAGTTAACCTGCCTTGGTTATTTATATTAACTGTGCTTCTCTTTTTTATGTGCCAGGGCAGCCTTAACAAAACCAACAAAAAGTGGATGTGGATTAGCTACAGTACTTTTATACTCTGGATGGTATTGCACTCCTACAAACCATGGATGGGCAGGTACTTCTACAATTTCAACCAATCCTGTTTCCGGATTTATACCCGCCGAACGTAATCCCGCTGCTTCTAATTGTGCTTTGTATTGATTGTTGTACTCGTAACGATGACGATGTCTTTCAGATATTTGGGTACTTCCATATACGTTTGCTACAATAGTATCCGGCTCCAAATTACAACCCCAGGCACCTAAACGCATTGTACCTCCTTTATCAGTAATTCCTTTCTGATTCTCCATTAAATCAATTACTGGATTTGGCGTTTTGGGATTCATCTCCGTAGAGTTTGCTTCTTTCAAACCTACCACATTACGTGCAAATTCAATAACAGCCATTTGCATTCCCAAACAAATTCCTAGGAATGGAATATTATGCTCTCGCACGTATTGAACAGCTTTTATTTTTCCTTCAATTCCTCGTTCACCAAAACCAGGTGCTACAAGAACACCGTCTAGGTGGGCTATTTTATCCGCTATTGTTGAATCATCTATATATTCAGAATGTATTGATTCCACCTCTACCTTTACTTCATTCTCTGCTCCTGCGTGAATAAATGCCTCTAAAATTGATTTATATGAGTCTTGTAGCTCTACATACTTACCTACCAAACCAATCCTTACCTTATCCTTTGGATTTTTATGTCTAGTTAAGAAGGCATTCCATTGTTTTAAATCTGGTTGATTTTCATCAGAAAGGGCTAGTTTTTTAAGCGCTACCTTATCTAATCCTTCTTTTTGCATCAAATTTGGAACATCATATATGGTAGAAGCATCTATAGATTGTATAACAGCCTCTCGTTTTACATTACAAAATAATGCCAATTTATCACGTAAGTCAGTTGATAGTTCATGTTCCGTACGACAAACTAAAATATCAGCTTTAATACCACTTTCCATCAATGTTTTAACACTGTGTTGAGTAGGTTTAGTTTTTAATTCTCCTGCTGCAGCTAAAAAAGGAACCAAAGTAAGGTGTATAACAATGGCATTATTATCTCCTAATTCCCACATTAACTGACGAACAGATTCTATATATGGTAACGATTCTATATCACCAACAGTTCCACCTATTTCAGTAATCACAATATCATACTCACCACTCTTACCTAATATTTGGATACGCTCTTTTATTTCATTGGTTATATGAGGTATCACTTGAACTGTTTTTCCTAAAAATTCTCCTCTACGCTCTTTCTCAATGACACTTTGATAAATACGTCCAGTGGTAACATTGTTTGCTTGTGAAGTATACACATTGAGAAAACGCTCATAATGCCCCAAGTCCAAATCGGTCTCGGCACCATCTTCAGTCACATAACATTCTCCGTGCTCATAAGGATTAAGTGTCCCCGGATCTACATTAATGTATGGATCAAGCTTTTGGATAGTTGTTTTATACCCTCTTGCTTGCAATAATTTTGCCAATGAAGCCGCAATAATTCCTTTCCCTAAAGAAGAGGTTACGCCTCCGGTAACAAAAATATACTTGGTTTGTGCCATGTTGTTTTTTAATTGTTTGTTGTGTTGTTGTAAAAGGTCGCGCAAAAATACAATTCTTAATTGAAATGCCCATGAAAAAAGATAGCGAACCTATCGGTAAAAACCTTCAAAGATCACTCTTTTACATTCCTGAAAATTATCATTATTATATCGAAGGAAATTGTTTGCGAACCGTTCGTATTAATTCTTCTAGTCCATTTACTTTTATCTCATAGATTGCCTCAAGTTGCTTCCCCAAGGTTCCTTTAGGAAACCCTTGTTGTTTAAACCACACCAAATATGATTCCGGCAAATCTATCAAATAACGCCCTTTGAATTTCCCAAATGGCATTTGAGCATGAGAAAGCTGAATCATTTCTTTTCTATTTATATCAATCATTCCCAAACTGTGTGTACATTTCTTCCAAATGCTTTTAAACTTGTATTAACGTTTTGATCTAATCAGCAAGCTCATACTCCACTTGCAACGGCTATGCTGCAATTACTTTTCATCCCAAAATTTCAGAAACCTCCATCTCTTTAAAAACAACTGTAAGAGATTATTGGCGCACCCCGATTAATACCTTAAACAAGGTATTAAATCATAAAGGGCTTTTATTTGCTAACCGCAAAATTTGAAGTTTCCACCTACCACTCAATGCCTTTAACAAATCTAGTTCAGGATACGAAATGTCCCGAAAAGAGTTCATGCCTCTACTTTCTCTGACTAATTGACACGCCGGTAGCTATCAATTTATTTTGGAACAAAGATACCTATTAAAAATCCCATGAACAACTATCTGTCCTTCCCACTTTACACATATAATCACAGGATTTTGTCAATCAATCAATATTGAATTTAATTCAAATACCGTTCATAAATTAAATCCTTCAAAAGGTATTGAAATCATCTATTTTACAGATCCTATATTCTTATCATATTGGAGTAATGAACCACCAATAAGTAAACTAAAATTAGAATACGCACATCATTTCAATATCACTTACAACCTTCGAAAATAATGCAATTATATGGTTTGAAGCAGATCTTTCTTTGGCAAAGAAATTAGGTGTACGTGAATTTCCAACATTACTTTTAATAAACCAAAAAGGTGACTCTCAATTCATCTATGGAGTTCAACTTTATGACAATTAAAAAAAATACCTTATTAACCTTATTCAATTCAATGTATTAAAAAATTATAACGCTAGTGAAAAGGCATTAACTTCAGAATTCGAAACCCCTTCTGTTAAAAAATGTTCAATACTTGTTATGAAAAGAACGAAAGGAATCAGAAGAATTATTGGAGAAATTAATAGCCAAAGTTCTAAACCCCATTCAATGCCAAAACGGTTCGTTATACTTTATACCACATTAATTTAATACGAAGAATACAAACTCAATTGTGCTTCAATATTACTTTTCCATTGGTATTGGAGCGTATCATTTCTAGAATAGTCAGTTTGGACATCATAAATATCTTGAACAGAATCCAAAGACTTCATCGCACGATTAAATAATACTTTCATTTCCTTATCAGCATCTTGAGTGAATGAATAAGTAGCTATCTTTTTTCTAAGTTTCCTTGCATACAGCTCTGTAATATCAAAATGTAATTGTTCGTGGGATAGTAAATGATCATCCGCCATATCTTTGTGATACCAAGATTGTCTAGGGCTAAAATAGGCATACACATCAACTACAACCCGTACCTCACTTCCCTTTGTTCCATATTTAATACTATAGAATACACCAGAGGCCGTTGTAGCCGCTACATCACTATCTTTTTGAGGTTTTCCTTGAAAATCCTTCCAAGTTAGTAAACGATTTCGATCCCATTTAATCACCTCATGTTGTTGAGGCATATACATCCAGAGGGACGCCAAAAAAACGACTATTATTGAATTTATCGCCAATGAAATATAATTTCTTTTTCAACTTCAGGATGCAAACTCATAAGAACTGGACAAGTGCGAGCCGTATGCTCTAAAATAGTCTTTGTCTTTTCATCAGGATTTATTGAAAAATCAAGGGTCACTTCAATTCTTGAAATACGACGTGGATTAGCAGCCATGTGCTTCGTTACACTTGCTCGAGTTCCCACCATATCAACTTGCATTTGAGCAGCTTTAATTCCCATTACGGTTATCATGCAACTTGCTAACGCCGTTGCAACGGTATCCGTGGGAGAAAAAGCCTCACCTTTGCCGTTATTATCTATAGGCGCGTCGGTAATAAAGCGATTACCTGATGCCGAGTGCTCACATTCTGTTCGCAAATCCCCTAAATATACTACTGATGCCGTCATACTATTGTGCTTCTACAATTTCTAAATCCTGATATTTAACTATGTAAACTCCCGTATTATAATATCCCCCATGGAGCTTTCTATCATATTTGAATTTATTTTCTATGTAATGAGTTTCTCCCACTTTCTTTGCAGCCTTATACAAATCACCCTGTGAGGCCATTCTAAGAATTGCATCCATAGTAATATCAAAACCTCTTATAGCATACCTATTTGGACTTCCTCCATACTGCGATTCGTACTTCATCGCAAATGTATTTTTTTCACTTGATAACTTGTCTACGGTAGGATAATGAAAAGTCAAATTCGATAAATGGCTATTAGAAACATTATTATCATCATAAGCGTCTCCTCTCTGTGTCGTGGCCATTATAATTTGATATTTAGCATCTAATAAGGCATTAAGCGCTCTTGTAGTATTACTTATAAAAGCAACACTATTGGACTCTACAATCACCCAATTCACTTTTCCCATCACCAGAGCATTTTTAATGTTTTTCACATCTGTAACCACTCTAGAGCCCACTATCTTTCCTTGTAATTGAGACTGCATAGAGGCATTCTTCTCATCCGCTAAAATAACTACATGTGCCCCTTGCTGTTGTTTACTCAAAATATGTGATATCATCGCATTTTGCACCATTAGTTCGGTAGGCAGAGTTTGAAATACATTATCATACAGTTCTATATTCTTATTGGAAAGGGGGGCTAAAACAGGAATACTGTCTTTTAACAAACCTGAGGATAAAGTATTAAACACTTTCGGAAGAAACGGACCTACAACCCACTGAGTCCCTTTAAATGTATTCTGAGCCAATAGTTTACTTATAGCCGATTCACTTCCTTCACTATCTAACACCTTTACCTTCAAATTAAAACCCATCGATTTCGCTGAATCTAACGCCATTAACGCGCCTGAATAAAAATCAACAGCATAACCTACTAGACGGTCATTTTCCAATTTTGAACGTAAACTTCCCAATGAATCCTCTGCGCCTTTTTCTAACTTAAAAGGAAGCACAAAAGCCAAGGATTGTGGTTGATTGACATTCATACTTTCTCTTAGAAGTTGGTCTGCAGCTGTTTGATCTAACAAACTTACTTCACCCTGTCCAATAGCATCTCGTTTTTTAGGTAATTTCAATTCCATTCCAGCTTTCAATCCCTGACCGGCCAGCTGTGGATTTAAGGCAATCAACTGCTCTTCAGTAACATTGAACTTACGTTTTAAAGCAAAAAATCCTTCTCCTTGCTGTACTGCGTACATTGTGTATTCTCCTGAATCAATTTTATTGGCAGGCACCCAAATAATATCACCTTCATTCAGAACAGTTTTCATATTAGGATTTATACGTTCAAGTTCGGCCTCCGAAATACCATGGTTTTGAGCTATTCTCCACTTGCCTTCCTTTGGCTTCACTATATATTCAACCAATCCTTCAGCTGGTTTTTGCTTTCCCTTTTGAAATACAGGGATACGAATTACCTCACCTCTATTTAAATCACGAGCATACAATTCACTATTGTATTTTTTGATTTGATCAATAGAAACATGATATTCCTGCGCTAAAGAAAATAAGGTCTCTTTTCGCTTAACTTTATGCTCAATAAAAGAAGTTGGCTCTTGTTGAAAAGCAACAGACGGAATTTCAATCACAGCATTAGCTTGTAATCCAGAACGTATCTGAGGATTGTATCTGTACAATACCTCTTCAGTAATTTGATACCGTTTTGTAAGACTATAAATTGTTTCACCTTTTGAAACCGTATGCTGTATGGTTGGTTGCTGCATTGCTAATAATACCGTAGAACATGTCAGTAAAAAGATAAACATTGTGATTTTTCTCATTTGCCTGTTTTTAATAATTTCAACTATAAGCCTTCGCTTTATAACACTAGAAATTGATTTACATAAAAAAGTTTAATCATTATCAAATAGGCTATAATGATTAAACTTTTCAAACTACATATTTTCAAATTTATTTTATTCCCATTCAATGGTAGCAGGTGGTTTAGAACTAATGTCATACACTACTCTATTAACGCCTTTTACCCTATTTATTATTTCGTTAGAAATTTTTTGTAAAAACTCATACGGTAAATGCACCCAATCTGCAGTCATACCATCCGTACTCTCCACTGCTCTCAAAGCTACACATTTTTCATAAGTACGTTCATCTCCCATGACCCCAACGCTATTTACCGGCAACAAAATTGCTCCAGCCTGCCACACTTTATCATACAACCCATGCTCTTTTAGCCCATTAATAAAAATAGCATCTACCTCTTGAGTAATTCGCACTTTTTCAGGAGTAATATCGCCCAAGATTCGTATGGCCAAACCAGGACCCGGAAATGGGTGTCTTCCTAGCAATTCTGGATCAATACCTAAAGTTGCACCAACTCTACGAACTTCATCCTTAAACAACATTCTAAGAGGCTCTACTATCTTAAGCTTCATAAAATCTGGCAATCCTCCCACATTATGATGACTCTTAATAGTTGCTGAAGGACCATTCACCGAAATTGACTCGATAACATCAGGATAAATAGTTCCTTGACCTAACCATTTAGCATCTTCTATTAGGTGTGATTCATCATCGAATACTTCAATAAACACTCGACCTATTATTTTTCGTTTTTGCTCAGGGTCTTCTACACCAGCCAATGCTTCCAAAAAGCGTGCCGAAGCATCTACTCCTTTCACATTAAGCCCCATTCCTTCATATTGATGTAGTACGTTCTCGAATTCATTCTTACGCAATAGACCATTATTCACAAAAATACAGTACAGTTGATCTCCAATAGCTTCATTAAGCAAAACGGCTGCAACCGTAGAATCTACACCACCAGACAACCCCAAAACGACTTTTTCACTTCCAACCTGCTCTTTAAGAGAGGCTACGGTCATTTCAACAAAATTATCAGGCGTCCAAGATTGAGATACTCCAGCAATTTTAACCAAAAAGTTTTCTAACAACTGCTTGCCATGAGTCGAATGGTATACTTCAGGATGAAACTGAATAGCATACGTTTCTTCTCCCTCAATTCGATAAGCAGCATTAGTGACGTCAGCTGTGCTAGCCAACAATACTCCATTTGTAGGTAGTTCCTTAATAGTATCACTATGACTCATCCAAACTTGACTTCCCGAAGGAATTCCTTCCAAAAACAACTCTTCATCTTTCATGTATGAAAGATGAGCCCGTCCATACTCCCTTATATTCGAAGGGGCTACATTTCCACCATCAAAGTGAGCTAAATACTGCGCACCGTAACATACCGCTAGCAAAGGTTTTTTACCTCGTATTTCCGACAAATCGGGATGAGGCGCATCTTCACTACGAACTGAGAATGGTGAACCTGAAAGAATAACAGCTTTAAAATCGGAAAGGTTTTCCGGAAGCTTATTGAATGGATGAATTTCACAGTAAATATTGAGTTCTCTAACTCTTCTAGCAATAAGTTGCGTGTACTGCGAACCGAAGTCTAAAATTAAAATATTGTGTTGCATGTGCAAAAATAACAATTTGTAAAATTATGAAACCTATCTTTTGTGTATATTTATTTTTCATTTTAAAAATTATCATTTATGAAAAAGTACACTAGCGCTTTTATCTTCGGAATTGCCATCATGGCTTCGGCCTATCTTCTTGGAAATGCATATGTTAAAAGAGCTGAAGCACCAAGAACCATTTCAGTAACCGGTCTTGGAAATGAAGATTTTACTTCAGATCTTATTGTATGGGATGGGACCTTTTCAAGTTTCAGCAGTGATTTAAAAACCGCTTTTGACAAATTAAACGAAGACAAAAACACTATTGCTGACTATTTAGTTTCAAAAGGAATAAAACGAGATGATATAATTTTCAACTCAGTAAACACAAGTGAACGCAGAGAAAGCAACTACCTAAACGGAAGTTACGTAGGAAGTACTTTCCGTGGCTATGATCTGTCGCAGTCCTTCACCATTGAATCGAAAAACGTAAATGATATTGAAAAAATCTCCAGGGAAGTTACTGAATTACT harbors:
- the yidC gene encoding membrane protein insertase YidC; the protein is MEEKKLDINTIIGFTLIFGILIWMLYQNQPSAEELAADKAKQEQIDKAQINESKAVVNPKESAVRPVDSVTFAKYKDQLGAFGYAATLPSAKDEFVEIENDLVRYKISNKGGQLVQVQLKNYKAYDSIPLNLINDGNSLFNLQLATSDNRTLQTKDLFFEPTVSNNGNNQIVSMKLKVSENQYLEYRYEMKQGEYMVDFTVRSQGLGQVLNSAQPVLMDWKFTGNRFAKSVTYENRYTRLTYKHEGDKVSKLSPTGNDEEEEIEVNWLSYRQHFFSSILVSDTPFKTAKLSSENLVENEGENVKQTKTFGASIPLAYQGGELNTTMHWYFGPTDYTILKKYDEYQLTDSIPLGWGIFGWLNIWIFIPMFNFLTKYFAEGIAIVLMTIIVRLLMSPVTYKSYLSQAKMKVLRPEITEINEKHKDNAMKRQQETMALYGKAGVSPMSGCVPALLQLPIFYALFTFFPTAFELRQKSFLWADDLSSYDSIAQLPFEIPFYGSHVSLFPILASIAIFIYMMMTTGQNMQQQPGMPNMKFIMYLSPLMMLFFFNNYASGLSLYYFISNLITIFIMLAIKYFIIDENKIHAQIQENKKKPKKESRFQRKMKEMMEQAEAQQKSKGKR
- a CDS encoding CTP synthase, producing the protein MAQTKYIFVTGGVTSSLGKGIIAASLAKLLQARGYKTTIQKLDPYINVDPGTLNPYEHGECYVTEDGAETDLDLGHYERFLNVYTSQANNVTTGRIYQSVIEKERRGEFLGKTVQVIPHITNEIKERIQILGKSGEYDIVITEIGGTVGDIESLPYIESVRQLMWELGDNNAIVIHLTLVPFLAAAGELKTKPTQHSVKTLMESGIKADILVCRTEHELSTDLRDKLALFCNVKREAVIQSIDASTIYDVPNLMQKEGLDKVALKKLALSDENQPDLKQWNAFLTRHKNPKDKVRIGLVGKYVELQDSYKSILEAFIHAGAENEVKVEVESIHSEYIDDSTIADKIAHLDGVLVAPGFGERGIEGKIKAVQYVREHNIPFLGICLGMQMAVIEFARNVVGLKEANSTEMNPKTPNPVIDLMENQKGITDKGGTMRLGAWGCNLEPDTIVANVYGSTQISERHRHRYEYNNQYKAQLEAAGLRSAGINPETGLVEIVEVPAHPWFVGVQYHPEYKSTVANPHPLFVGFVKAALAHKKEKHS
- a CDS encoding DUF3820 family protein; its protein translation is MIDINRKEMIQLSHAQMPFGKFKGRYLIDLPESYLVWFKQQGFPKGTLGKQLEAIYEIKVNGLEELIRTVRKQFPSI
- a CDS encoding DUF922 domain-containing protein, translated to MASLWMYMPQQHEVIKWDRNRLLTWKDFQGKPQKDSDVAATTASGVFYSIKYGTKGSEVRVVVDVYAYFSPRQSWYHKDMADDHLLSHEQLHFDITELYARKLRKKIATYSFTQDADKEMKVLFNRAMKSLDSVQDIYDVQTDYSRNDTLQYQWKSNIEAQLSLYSSY
- a CDS encoding OsmC family protein codes for the protein MTASVVYLGDLRTECEHSASGNRFITDAPIDNNGKGEAFSPTDTVATALASCMITVMGIKAAQMQVDMVGTRASVTKHMAANPRRISRIEVTLDFSINPDEKTKTILEHTARTCPVLMSLHPEVEKEIIFHWR
- a CDS encoding LysM peptidoglycan-binding domain-containing protein yields the protein MRKITMFIFLLTCSTVLLAMQQPTIQHTVSKGETIYSLTKRYQITEEVLYRYNPQIRSGLQANAVIEIPSVAFQQEPTSFIEHKVKRKETLFSLAQEYHVSIDQIKKYNSELYARDLNRGEVIRIPVFQKGKQKPAEGLVEYIVKPKEGKWRIAQNHGISEAELERINPNMKTVLNEGDIIWVPANKIDSGEYTMYAVQQGEGFFALKRKFNVTEEQLIALNPQLAGQGLKAGMELKLPKKRDAIGQGEVSLLDQTAADQLLRESMNVNQPQSLAFVLPFKLEKGAEDSLGSLRSKLENDRLVGYAVDFYSGALMALDSAKSMGFNLKVKVLDSEGSESAISKLLAQNTFKGTQWVVGPFLPKVFNTLSSGLLKDSIPVLAPLSNKNIELYDNVFQTLPTELMVQNAMISHILSKQQQGAHVVILADEKNASMQSQLQGKIVGSRVVTDVKNIKNALVMGKVNWVIVESNSVAFISNTTRALNALLDAKYQIIMATTQRGDAYDDNNVSNSHLSNLTFHYPTVDKLSSEKNTFAMKYESQYGGSPNRYAIRGFDITMDAILRMASQGDLYKAAKKVGETHYIENKFKYDRKLHGGYYNTGVYIVKYQDLEIVEAQ
- the guaA gene encoding glutamine-hydrolyzing GMP synthase, yielding MQHNILILDFGSQYTQLIARRVRELNIYCEIHPFNKLPENLSDFKAVILSGSPFSVRSEDAPHPDLSEIRGKKPLLAVCYGAQYLAHFDGGNVAPSNIREYGRAHLSYMKDEELFLEGIPSGSQVWMSHSDTIKELPTNGVLLASTADVTNAAYRIEGEETYAIQFHPEVYHSTHGKQLLENFLVKIAGVSQSWTPDNFVEMTVASLKEQVGSEKVVLGLSGGVDSTVAAVLLNEAIGDQLYCIFVNNGLLRKNEFENVLHQYEGMGLNVKGVDASARFLEALAGVEDPEQKRKIIGRVFIEVFDDESHLIEDAKWLGQGTIYPDVIESISVNGPSATIKSHHNVGGLPDFMKLKIVEPLRMLFKDEVRRVGATLGIDPELLGRHPFPGPGLAIRILGDITPEKVRITQEVDAIFINGLKEHGLYDKVWQAGAILLPVNSVGVMGDERTYEKCVALRAVESTDGMTADWVHLPYEFLQKISNEIINRVKGVNRVVYDISSKPPATIEWE
- a CDS encoding SIMPL domain-containing protein, producing the protein MKKYTSAFIFGIAIMASAYLLGNAYVKRAEAPRTISVTGLGNEDFTSDLIVWDGTFSSFSSDLKTAFDKLNEDKNTIADYLVSKGIKRDDIIFNSVNTSERRESNYLNGSYVGSTFRGYDLSQSFTIESKNVNDIEKISREVTELLNKGLQLTSQPPRYYYTKLADLKIEMISKATEDARVRAEKIAKNGGSNLGKLKSASMGVFQITGQNTSEEYSWGGTYNTIDKNKTASITMRLVYEID